A window of the Cryptosporidium parvum Iowa II chromosome 7, whole genome shotgun sequence genome harbors these coding sequences:
- a CDS encoding tryptophanyl-tRNA synthetase → MSTKNPILFSALCVVKGSISTLFGLSGKVSKLKFKNEKVSFNYSLSKEIEMNDDTLEELNNIISYKIKENSFFQVFKILSKEAASIYGSEHLESDQAIPDDIELRIVTLRNFYLSATRNPVLRNTKDIGNVLIENISLDHENSALLVNFKVENPLVRASEENFKDLCCEEYSIQDIKDGKFIVPSLEDSLPISINLDIIGDELVNPWEVKADNAYGIDYNKLIDKFGCKLITKDMIERMERLTGQKAHHFFRRNIFLSHRDFEKILDVYEKGELFYLYTGRGPSSESLHVGHLVPFLFTKYLQDTFKVPLVIQLTDDEKFIFKSNLTLEETHNYAYENMKDIIACGFDPELTFIFTNLEYIAELYPDILRIEKKISCSQIKSIFGFKDSCNVGKFAFPAVQAAPAFSSSFPHIFGGRTDIHCLVPHAIDQDPYFRMVRDVAPRLGYLKPSSIHSIFLPSLQGSQTKMSASVQNSSIFVNDNEESIRNKIMKYAFSGGQATEEEQRRLGANLDVDVSWQYLRFLMEDDEKLEEIGKKYSSGEMLSGEIKSILVQELVKLTKNHQKNREAINDDVIAKFTNKSREQLLKLFINKK, encoded by the coding sequence ATGTCTACAAAAAATCccatattattttctgcTCTCTGTGTTGTGAAAGGATCCATTTCAACTTTGTTTGGACTATCTGGTAAAGTTTCCAAGCTTAAATTCAAGAATGAAAAGGTATCTTTTAACTATTCTCTTTCAAAGGAGATTGAAATGAATGATGATACGTTAGAGGAActtaacaatattattagttataaaataaaagagaACTCCTTTTTCCAAGTCTTCAAAATCCTCAGCAAAGAAGCCGCCTCGATTTATGGTAGTGAACATCTTGAAAGTGATCAAGCTATTCCGGATGATATTGAGCTCCGTATTGTAACATTGCgcaatttttatttgtctGCAACTAGAAACCCAGTATTAAGGAATACAAAGGATATTGGAAAtgttttaattgaaaatatttctttagaTCATGAGAATTCTGCTTTACTAGTAAACTTCAAGGTTGAGAATCCTTTAGTAAGAGCTTCAGAGGAGAATTTTAAAGACCTTTGCTGTGAGGAATATTCAATCCAAGATATTAAGGATGGAAAGTTCATTGTTCCAAGCTTAGAGGACTCTTTACCCATTTCAATAAACCTGGATATTATTGGAGATGAACTGGTAAATCCTTGGGAAGTTAAGGCTGACAATGCTTACGGAATAGATTACAATAAGCTAATCGATAAATTTGGATGCAAATTGATTACCAAAGATATGATTGAGAGAATGGAAAGATTGACAGGTCAAAAAGCTCATCATTTCTTTAGAAGAAACATCTTTCTTTCTCATCGTGATTTTGAGAAGATATTAGATGTATACGAGAAGGGTGAgctattttatttgtacACTGGAAGAGGTCCATCGTCTGAATCATTGCATGTAGGGCATCTAGTCCCATTCCTTTTTACTAAATATCTTCAAGACACATTTAAAGTTCCATTAGTAATCCAACTGACTGATGATGAAAAGTTTATATTCAAGAGCAACTTGACGCTTGAAGAAACTCATAATTACGCATATGAGAATATGAAAGATATCATTGCATGTGGATTCGACCCAGAATTGACTTTCATTTTCACAAATCTTGAGTACATTGCAGAACTATATCCAGATATTTTGagaattgaaaagaaaatatctTGTTCGCAAATCAAGTCCATTTTTGGATTTAAGGACTCTTGCAATGTTGGAAAGTTTGCTTTCCCAGCAGTTCAAGCTGCTCCAGCCTTTTCAAGTTCATTCCCACATATATTTGGTGGAAGAACTGATATTCATTGTTTGGTGCCCCATGCGATTGATCAGGATCCATACTTTAGAATGGTCAGAGACGTTGCCCCAAGGCTTGGATATCTAAAGCCTTCATCAATCCACTCTATTTTCCTCCCATCGCTTCAGGGTTCTCAAACCAAGATGAGTGCAAGTGTCCAAAACTCGTCTATTTTTGTAAATGATAATGAGGAATCCATTCgaaataaaattatgaAATATGCATTTTCTGGAGGTCAAGCTACAGAAGAAGAACAACGTAGACTTGGAGCAAATCTTGATGTTGATGTCTCATGGCAATACCTCCGTTTCCTTATGGAGGATGATGAAAAGCTTGAAGAGATCGGCAAGAAGTACTCATCTGGAGAAATGCTTTCCGGCGAAATTAAATCGATTCTTGTGCAAGAATTGGTTAAATTAACTAAGAACCATCAAAAGAATAGAGAGGCAATCAATGATGATGTTATTGCCaaatttacaaataaaaGCCGAGAACAACTTTTGAAACTTTTCATTAACAAAAAGTAA
- a CDS encoding peptidylprolyl isomerase, with protein sequence SSSCMIKLQEYKSVLKYCTETLKLDKNNVKALYLRASSYLKLDDPDEARIDLYKAATIEPQNIEVRTKLQQVSLILSFLLISP encoded by the exons tcATCTAGCTGTATGATCAAACTTCAAGAGTACAAATCCGTTCTTAAATACTGTACAGAAACCCTGAAATTAGACAAA AATAATGTCAAAGCTCTCTATCTTAGAGCATCATCATATCTCAAACTCGATGATCCGGATGAAGCCAGAATAGACCTATACAAAGCTGCAACAATAGAACCTCAAAATATTGAGGTTAGAACTAAACTTCAACAAGTAAGTCTAATCCTTTCTTTTCTCCTCATTTCACCCTAA
- a CDS encoding protein with 5 TPR domains (no plasmodium ortholog), translated as MAMDILKACFRFSFLGLRSNEQWLGELFSLSSDDQLGSQKVELNLDGQIFGGLSVKQSLALLRARSYFESLEFTRAFGVLNDEISLNKSGIAMFMKNYYQLLSLERQNTKTDRLEDLVVPPSEASMTSLKYSKIEMEVLNFLTCLNNSNMDEKPEVVGLLEWLVSIVIYRQNRYMEALEFQINSLKKDPLNWSCWQDLVRNFISNGQGNIVSSFKPCEDVEKSDLSQNDTFLNENLHRNLGLQPFKKKQSSGLSRSLRDSSFKDFLNSLGLNESLYAHLAYALYLETTGKWKEALCEYNQISMEVKDNSPYIESRIARCNRELGDLETALKAHDSILSKDKAYLGNAIELASIYSESKNIKELNLLAKRCVELSKYSVDTCVVLGIYHWLTNDKYKALRFYKRALLMDSRSSQTWVLCGYALHELGDIRSSLFAYRTALNLDSSNVQAIFGIAQIYSRLNLHAYSIKLYEKALNQSPGDAFLWYNHGISLEKAGNYQEASRSFYKALSCESSKNSSSDSEIKYMGKLLKLETDQWNQAGSLYWARKIIIKAIELGFLEKASSKTDSTFDTSYSTYSDENEFFSNWQRLRWSIRMIPQKLPLDLIIALECVLQLHSTPIDEKNSVKSELLVENIRELLNNPKSFQISKDY; from the coding sequence ATGGCGATGGATATCCTAAAGGCTTGCTTTCGGTTTTCTTTCCTGGGTCTTCGTTCGAATGAGCAATGGCTCGGAGAGCTGTTTAGTCTAAGCTCGGATGATCAACTGGGGTCACAAAAGGTAGAGTTGAATTTGGATGGGCAAATATTTGGGGGTTTGAGCGTTAAACAGAGCTTAGCTTTATTGCGAGCTCGTAGttattttgaatctttaGAGTTCACGAGAGCTTTTGGAGTCCTGAACGatgaaatttctttaaataaatcgGGTATCGCAATGTTcatgaagaattattatcaattacTTTCATTGGAACGACAGAATACAAAGACTGATAGATTGGAGGATCTGGTGGTTCCTCCATCTGAAGCAAGTATGACTTCCTTAAAGtattcaaaaatagaaatgGAGGTTTTAAACTTTTTGACTTGTCTGAACAATTCAAATATGGATGAAAAACCAGAGGTTGTAGGATTATTGGAATGGTTGGTCAGTATTGTTATTTACAGACAGAATAGGTATATGGAGGCTCTTGagtttcaaataaattctttaaagaaGGACCCTTTGAATTGGAGTTGTTGGCAGGATTTGGTgagaaattttatttcaaatggACAAGGAAACATAGTTTCATCATTTAAGCCATGTGAAGATGTGGAAAAGAGTGATCTCAGCCAGAATGATACATTTCTAAATGAGAATTTGCATAGAAATCTTGGACTTCAACCCTTTAAAAAGAAGCAGAGTTCTGGATTATCAAGGAGCTTGAGAGATTCATCATTCAAAGACTTTTTGAATTCTCTTGGGCTGAATGAAAGCTTGTACGCTCACTTGGCCTATGCTCTTTATCTGGAAACTACTGGGAAATGGAAGGAAGCTCTTTGCGAATATAACCAAATATCCATGGAAGTAAAAGATAACAGTCCGTATATTGAAAGTAGAATTGCCAGATGTAACAGAGAGCTTGGGGACCTTGAAACTGCATTAAAAGCTCACGATTCCATTCTTAGCAAAGACAAAGCTTACTTGGGAAATGCCATAGAACTAGCTTCCATATATTCTGAatcaaagaatattaaagaacTAAATCTTCTTGCAAAAAGGTGTGTAGAGCTCTCCAAATACTCTGTTGATACTTGCGTTGTACTTGGAATCTATCATTGGCTCACTAATGATAAATACAAAGCTCTCAGATTCTACAAGAGAGCTCTTCTTATGGATTCAAGGTCAAGCCAAACTTGGGTGCTTTGCGGTTATGCTCTTCATGAATTAGGGGATATCAGGAGTTCCCTTTTTGCCTACAGAACCGCCTTGAATCTCGACTCCTCAAATGTTCAGGCCATTTTTGGAATCGCTCAAATTTATTCCAGACTTAATCTTCACGCTTACTCGATAAAACTTTACGAAAAAGCTCTAAACCAATCTCCTGGGGATGCTTTCCTTTGGTACAACCATGGAATTTCCTTGGAAAAAGCTGGGAACTACCAGGAGGCTTCTAGAAGCTTCTATAAGGCTCTTTCTTGTGAATCATCCAAGAATTCAAGCAGTGattctgaaattaaataCATGGGAAAACTTTTAAAGCTTGAAACTGACCAGTGGAACCAGGCTGGATCTCTATATTGGGCcagaaaaattattatcaaggCTATAGAACTTGGATTCCTTGAAAAAGCTTCTTCTAAAACAGACTCTACTTTTGACACCAGCTACTCGACTTACTCAGATGAAAACGAATTCTTCTCAAATTGGCAAAGACTGAGATGGTCCATAAGAATGATTCCTCAGAAGCTCCCTCTTGACCTAATTATTGCTCTTGAATGCGTTCTTCAGTTACATTCTACACCAATAGATGAAAAGAACTCTGTTAAAAGCGAACTACttgttgaaaatataagggaacttttaaataatccCAAATCCTTCCAAATTTCCAAAGATTATTAg
- a CDS encoding ribosomal protein S27 (transcripts identified by EST) has protein sequence IKLIMDINLLNPDPRVEAQKHKLKRLIQSPNSFFMDVRCPGCLQITTVFSHAQSVVFCGNCSAPLCQPTGGRCKLTDGCSFRRKND, from the coding sequence ATTAAGTTAATAATGGATATCAATTTATTGAACCCAGATCCCAGAGTTGAAGCTCAGAAACATAAGTTAAAGCGTTTGATTCAAAGTCCAAACAGCTTCTTTATGGATGTGAGATGTCCAGGTTGTCTTCAGATTACAACAGTTTTCAGTCATGCTCAGAGTGTTGTATTTTGTGGAAACTGTTCTGCTCCATTATGTCAGCCAACAGGTGGAAGATGCAAACTTACTGATGGTTGCTCTTTCAGACGTAAGAATGACTGA